Proteins from one Dehalococcoidales bacterium genomic window:
- a CDS encoding Lrp/AsnC family transcriptional regulator → MLKEILKILEHDARTTPKQLAAMTGVPQAEVTKLIKQAQEDRTILKYKTIVNWDMVEDEHVWALIEVKLTPEKDVGFDSVAERIYRFPQAHTVYLVSGSYDLFVLVVGKSNHEIADFVSQKLSHIEGVKETVTQFVLKRYKEDGEIVEGKEEVKRQPVML, encoded by the coding sequence ATGCTGAAGGAAATTCTCAAGATACTGGAGCATGATGCCCGAACCACCCCAAAGCAGTTAGCCGCTATGACCGGTGTACCCCAGGCCGAGGTCACCAAGCTCATCAAGCAGGCCCAGGAAGACCGTACCATCCTGAAGTACAAGACGATAGTCAACTGGGACATGGTTGAAGACGAACACGTCTGGGCGCTTATCGAGGTCAAGCTTACTCCCGAGAAGGATGTTGGCTTTGATTCTGTGGCCGAGCGAATATACCGTTTCCCGCAGGCGCACACGGTCTACCTGGTCTCCGGCTCCTATGACCTGTTTGTCCTGGTTGTGGGCAAGAGCAACCATGAGATTGCTGATTTCGTTTCCCAGAAGCTCTCCCATATAGAAGGGGTGAAGGAGACGGTAACCCAGTTCGTCCTCAAACGGTACAAAGAAGACGGCGAGATTGTCGAAGGTAAGGAAGAAGTGAAGCGGCAGCCGGTGATGCTCTAG